The following proteins are co-located in the Dromiciops gliroides isolate mDroGli1 chromosome 2, mDroGli1.pri, whole genome shotgun sequence genome:
- the EMC4 gene encoding ER membrane protein complex subunit 4, which translates to MTTQASLVANRGRRFKWAIELSGPGGGSRGRSDRGGGQGDSMYPVGYLDKQVPDTSVQETDRILVEKRCWDIALGPLKQIPMNLFIMYMAGNTISIFPTMMVCMMAWRPIQALMAISATFKMLESSSQKFLQGLVYLIGNLMGLALAVYKCQSMGLLPTHASDWLAFIEPPERMEFSGGGLLL; encoded by the exons ATGACGACCCAGGCAAGTTTGGTGGCGAACCGAGGCCGGCGTTTCAAATGGGCCATTGAGCTGAGTGGCCCCGGAGGAGGCAGCAG GGGCCGAAGTGACCGGGGCGGTGGCCAGGGAGATTCCATGTATCCAGTGGGTTACCTGGACAAGCAAGTACCAGATACCAGCGTGCAGGAAACAGACCGGATCCTGGTAGAAAAG CGTTGCTGGGACATTGCCCTGGGTCCCCTCAAACAGATCCCCATGAACCTTTTCATCATGTACATGGCAGGCAACACTATCTCCATCTTCCCTACCATGATGGTGTGTATGATGGCCTGGCGGCCCATTCAGGCACTTATGGCCATTTCAGCCA CTTTCAAGATGTTGGAGAGTTCGAGCCAGAAGTTCCTGCAGGGCTTGGTCTATCTCATTGGGAACCTCATGGGGTTGGCTTTAGCTGTCTATAAGTGCCAGTCCATGGGGCTGCTGCCCACACATGCATCAGATTGGTTGGCTTTCATTGAACCCCCTGAG agaatGGAGTTCAGTGGTGGTGGGCTACTCTTATGA